In a single window of the Dreissena polymorpha isolate Duluth1 chromosome 3, UMN_Dpol_1.0, whole genome shotgun sequence genome:
- the LOC127872536 gene encoding uncharacterized protein LOC127872536, with product MESKFGSLTLPELRAELKKRGARTVGRKNELVERLISYERNQNFGKIETLEPEYHMKLPDATTYSDVNSDSKFPKTDLGKVQSYLAPLDKNLDEHVQRLYNEQFLRYFRMSRRETCVFIKSSCRAEMKKGVSYTVDIELGLDGSITEAQCECAAGMGPQAHCKHVNTVLYGAVMFCKKMTVKTEESCTQKLQSFHKCKKFIGSPIKANALDMPGAAELTNIDFDPRPEEFRNAANYQDHFRNVCLNFPGISEMPIFQTFEPANTKAVALDHDYLKLTPEENFLERILVTKISSAVVVDIEKKTLGQSTNKLWIEERSKRIPSSMFGKICKSTQRTDKHELARSLIETREIKAAPLEHGRKHESVAVTKFMEDTGKTVHSCGLVVAEQYPFLAASPDGVIDKTHLVEVKCPYTARDKPISPVTVPYLNCDDKFSPLA from the exons ATGGAATCAAAGTTTGGATCATTAACACTGCCCGAATTAAGGGCAGAATTAAAAAAACGGGGTGCACGAACAGTTGGACGTAAAAATGAACTTGTTGAAAG gctTATATCATACGAAAGAAATCAGAACTTTGGTAAAATAGAGACTTTGGAACCGGAATATCACATGAAGTTACCAGATGCCACTACATACTCTGATGTAAACTCGGACTCTAAATTTCCCAAAACAGATCTCGGAAAGGTGCAATCGTATCTGGCCCCGCTTGATAAGAATCTGGATGAACATGTGCAGAGGTTGTATAATGAACAGTTTTTAAGGTACTTCCGGATGTCACGCAGAGAAACATGTGTTTTCATTAAATCAAGCTGTCGCGCAGAAATGAAGAAAGGTGTGTCCTACACAGTTGATATTGAGCTCGGCTTAGATGGGTCTATTACAGAGGCACAGTGTGAATGTGCTGCAGGAATGGGACCACAAGCTCACTGCAAACATGTTAACACGGTGCTATATggtgcagttatgttttgcaagaAAATGACAGTAAAGACGGAAGAATCGTGCACTCAAAAATTGCAGAGTTTTCACAAATGCAAAAAATTCATTGGAAGCCCCATAAAAGCAAATGCCTTAGATATGCCTGGAGCTGCCGAGTTGACAAACATTGACTTTGATCCCCGACCAGAAGAATTTAGAAATGCTGCCAACTATCAAGATCATTTTAGAAATGTTTGCTTAAACTTTCCAGGTATTTCGGAAATgccaatatttcaaacatttgaaCCTGCAAATACTAAGGCTGTAGCATTGGATCACGACTACTTGAAACTTACTCCAGAAGAAAATTTTCTTGAAAGAATTTTGGTAACGAAAATAAGCTCAGCCGTAGTcgttgatattgagaaaaaaacattAGGTCAAAGTACTAATAAATTGTGGATAGAGGAGCGATCCAAGCGAATTCCATCGTCAATGTTCGGAAAAATTTGTAAATCCACACAAAGGACCGACAAACATGAGCTCGCAAGGTCACTGATTGAAACCAGGGAAATTAAAGCGGCTCCATTGGAACATGGGAGGAAACATGAATCGGTCGCTGTAACGAAATTCATGGAAGACACCGGCAAGACTGTACATAGCTGTGGGTTAGTCGTCGCAGAACAGTACCCATTCCTAGCAGCGTCACCAGATGGAGTTATTGATAAAACTCATCTTGTTGAAGTTAAATGCCCTTATACAGCAAGAGACAAACCCATATCTCCTGTCACGGTTCCTTATTTAAACTGTGATGACA AATTCAGCCCTCTGGCCTAA
- the LOC127872537 gene encoding uncharacterized protein LOC127872537 has product MPSTCCSVPGCHERGGHEYPSDPIRKATWVQAVRRLDENTPKLWTPTKSSVVCKKHFKPSDYVKETIIGLQPRYGRLLLTAVPSIFPWTQMETETAKSRVERMKRRDCRKLEYDTACKKNLERTFSEPVDCVEEVIEQELFTATPYFEEQISLTNAMTQTTETPMFSVEKFASNNELIHFYTGLESFSKFMFVLNSLGPAAYYLRYIYFQVSGISIQNQLFMTLMKLRRYSTDFELSTFFSVSQSSVSNIVYTWIIFMSKQWREVNIWPSGELVRYFMPTDFKIKFPKTRIIIDGTECPIKKPKAPRAQQSTYSTYKNRNTIKILVGSTPGGLVNYVSQAYGGSTSDRQIVERCKIVSACDPEDSVMADKGFNVQDLFATANVQVNIPTFFRKQNRMSGKIVLKDRKISSKRVHIERIIGLGKTYRILTCPLSGTETKLSSHITFICFMLCNFKTCIIPKHA; this is encoded by the exons ATGCCTTCGACTTGCTGTTCTGTACCTGGCTGTCATGAACGGGGAGGTCACGAATACCCAAGTGATCCAATTAGGAAAGCTACATGGGTTCAGGCCGTTCGGCGACTTGATGAAAATACACCGAAATTGTGGACGCCAACAAAGTCTTCAGTCGTTTGCAAGAAACACTTCAAACCAAGTGATTACGTGAAGGAGACTATTATTG GTCTACAACCTAGATATGGAAGGCTACTTTTGACAGCAGTACCAAGTATTTTCCCTTGGACCCAGATGGAAACCGAGACGGCTAAAAGCAGAGTGGAGCGCATGAAAAGGAGAGATTGTAGGAAATTGGAGTATGACACTGCCTGTAAAAAAAACTTAGAGAGGACTTTCAGCGAACCAGTTGATTGTGTGGAAGAAGTGATAGAGCAGGAGTTATTTACAGCAACTCCTTACTTTGAAGAACAGATATCGCTTACAAACGCTATGACCCAAACCACTGAGACGCCCatgttttcagttgaaaaatttgcttcaaacaatGAACTTATTCATTTTTATACGGGGTTGGAATCGTTCAGCAAATTTATGTTTGTGTTGAACTCACTTGGACCAGCTGCATACTATTTACgttacatttattttcaagtgTCAGGAATATCGATTCAAAATCAGCTTTTCATGACTTTAATGAAGTTAAGAAGATATTCAACAGATTTTGAACTATCAACTTTCTTCTCTGTGTCCCAGTCAAGTGTATCCAATATTGTTTATACTTGGATTATATTCATGTCGAAACAGTGGAGGGAAGTAAACATTTGGCCAAGTGGCGAGCTTGTGCGGTATTTTATGCCGACTGACTTCAAAATAAAATTTCCCAAGACAAGGATAATAATAGATGGAACTGAATGCCCAATAAAAAAGCCAAAAGCACCGAGAGCACAACAGTCGACATATTCAACATACAAGAATAGAAACACCATCAAAATTCTTGTTGGATCAACACCAGGGGGATTGGTCAACTATGTATCCCAAGCGTATGGAGGTTCCACCAGTGACAGACAAATCGTGGAACGGTGTAAAATTGTAAGTGCCTGTGACCCGGAAGACAGTGTGATGGCAGATAAAGGCTTTAATGTCCAAGATCTGTTTGCGACAGCAAATGTGCAGGTGAACATTCCGACTTTTTTCcgaaaacaaaacagaatgtctGGGAAGATCGTGTTAAAAGACAGGAAAATTTCAAGCAAAAGGGTTCATATTGAACGTATTATTGGACTAGGGAAAACTTACAGAATATTAACATGTCCATTATCAGGCACAGAAACAAAGTTATCATCTCATATAACATTTATATGCTTTATGttgtgtaatttcaaaacatgtataatCCCAAAACATGCTTAA